One Hemibagrus wyckioides isolate EC202008001 linkage group LG09, SWU_Hwy_1.0, whole genome shotgun sequence DNA segment encodes these proteins:
- the coch gene encoding cochlin — protein MSSVTLSLRFAFLHVLGILSMTPMSFGADLVAVPIGCGTRAADLVDSPDSRALVLCPGNCTLWKLSVFGSGIYASISSVCGAALHSGIIGASGGAVEVQKLAGRSHYHSSYAHGIQTQSLSSWSASFTVTRSISLPMEVSSLTITADNPVSGAAKKAVKKNQKKPQVPENRDCLVDIALILDSSYHIGQRRFNLQKNFIGRLAAMLKVGPDGPHVGVVQASETPQIEFYLGNYSMPKDVIFALKEVALGGGNTNTGKAILHSVRHFFNPDFGLRRGVPRIIVAFIDGWPSDTLADAAVMARESGINLFLVNVAKPIPEEMGMVRDQDFMKKAGCKDNGFFTMTMPSWFSTTKFLKPLAQKLCSVDQLLCSKTCYNSVNLGFLIDGSSSVGETNFKLVLSLLSSIARNFDISEIGSRIGAVQFTYDQRLEFGFSDYLKKDDALRALQNIPYLSGGTATGDAITFAMENLFQPRSMGTGKKFLIIVTDGQSYDDVRGPAIAAQRQGITVFTVGVAWAPMEDLRTMASEPKDTHTFFTREFSGLEQFEQPIVRAICRDFTEFN, from the exons ATGTCTTCAGTAACTTTGTCACTTCGGTTTGCATTTCTTCATGTCTTAG GCATTCTGTCTATGACGCCCATGAGCTTTGGAGCTGATTTAG ttGCGGTTCCCATTGGATGCGGCACGCGCGCGGCGGACTTGGTGGACTCCCCGGACTCACGCGCGCTGGTGCTGTGTCCCGGAAACTGCACGCTGTGGAAACTGTCAGTGTTCGGCTCCGGGATTTACGCCTCCATCTCCAGCGTATGCGGTGCCGCGCTGCACAG TGGGATTATAGGTGCGTCAGGAGGAGCTGTGGAGGTTCAGAAGCTGGCAGGAAGGAGTCACTATCACAGCTCCTACGCACACGGCATCCAGACTCAGTCTCTGTCCAGCTGGAGTGCATCATTCACTGTAACCA GATCAATCAGCTTGCCAATGGAAGTGTCCAGTCTAACCATCACTGCTGACAACCCAGTGTCTGGAGCAG CAAAGAAAGCTGTCAAGAAAAACCAGAAGAAACCTCAAGTACCAGAGAACAGAG ATTGTCTTGTGGATATAGCTCTGATTCTCGACAGCAGCTATCATATAGGACAACGGCGCTTCAACTTACAGAAGAACTTCATTGGTAGATTAGCAGCAATGCTGAAGGTTGGGCCAGATGGACCACATGTGGGAGTGGTGCAAGCCAG TGAGACGCCTCAGATTGAATTCTACCTGGGCAACTATAGCATGCCCAAAGATGTGATTTTTGCCCTCAAAGAGGTAGCTTTGGGTGGAGGCAACACCAATACAG GCAAGGCCATACTCCATTCAGTAAGGCACTTTTTCAATCCTGATTTTGGACTGCGCAGGGGTGTTCCACGGATTATTGTGGCATTTATTGATGGATGGCCCTCTGACACCCTGGCAGATGCAGCAGTAATGGCTAGAGAATCTGGAATCAACTTGTTTTTAGTGAATGTGGCCAAACCTATCCCAGAGGAAATGGGAATGGTGAGGGATCAAGACTTCATGAAAAAG GCAGGCTGCAAAGACAATGGTTTCTTCACAATGACCATGCCAAGCTGGTTCAGCACAACTAAATTTTTGAAGCCTCTGGCTCAGAAGCTATGCTCTGTTGACCAGTTGCTCTGCAGCAAGACATGCTATAACTCAGTCAACCTGGGCTTCTTGATTGATGGATCCAGCAGTGTGGGTGAGACAAACTTCAAACTAGTTCTAAGCCTCCTAAGCTCCATTGCTCGCAACTTTGACATATCAGAAATTGGCTCACGCATTGGGGCTGTGCAGTTCACATATGACCAGAGATTGGAGTTTggattcagtgattatttgaaaaAGGATGACGCCTTGAGAGCCCTCCAGAACATCCCGTACCTAAGTGGTGGTACAGCCACTGGAGATGCTATCACCTTTGCTATGGAGAATCTCTTCCAGCCCCGTAGCATGGGTACAGGCAAGAAGTTTCTTATCATTGTTACTGATGGTCAGTCCTATGATGATGTTAGAGGGCCAGCCATAGCTGCTCAAAGGCAAG GGATCACAGTGTTCACTGTGGGTGTAGCTTGGGCACCAATGGAGGACTTGAGAACCATGGCATCAGAgcccaaagacacacacaccttctttacCCGCGAGTTCAGTGGCCTCGAGCAGTTTGAGCAGCCCATTGTACGGGCAATCTGCAGGGACTTCACAGAGTTCAATTAG